CAAACTTCAAATTTACAAGTAATGAGAttgttttagtaattttaaattacattGAGTCTACATGGAAACCGAAATATACCACGTCATTTTCCCTccatattaaataattactattaaattttatcGGTTATAtattgaactttcattttattttaatttagttttttctaTCTAGGAAATTTATTATTCCATAACGTGGCTCGGTCAATTTATCACACAAGCTCAGACTTAcctaaaattgttaaaagttCATATTGCTGGCAATTTTGAAGTTTAATATCcgaattaaaattttgtaatcaaactaaaataagataaaagtTTAGTAATTCTTAAagaaaattgatataaaatatatgaGATGTTCTGGACGAGTCTTTACTATGATAGCACTTTTAAACCTTTCATATTCAGATTAGTCTTAATTCGAGCTACATAGGCCTCTTGTAAAACATGAAACTTTAGCTTCAAAGTTTTGAACTCTTACAGTTTGAACATGTGATTTCACTTAAATCAGATGAACACTTTATCAATTCGCATGCGCTTTGGAATAATAATTCTTAGAATTTAATACTAAAAAAttgacttaagtggcaatatccacttcaacttgtaagtaatgggcaattaacacataaattaactttgtgtgCAAATTAGTACATGAACTTGATGATTATTGGCAATTTACCCCATTTGGGCAGTTTAtcccctcaatttgtaagttaatagTTATttcaattggcaatttgcccccttaacttgtaagttaatttgtcaaaataggttaattgcccataatcaccaagttcacgtattgatttgccaacaaagttaatttatgtgttaattgcccattgcttacaagttaagGGGCAAATTACTACTAAAATCCTAAAAAATTTGAAGTTTGaattcattaattatttaacaaatttaagtcattttattttctttcatttgatatatataattttattttatttttctttgacctcattatagaaaataaatatacCTCCCATTTTCCACCAAGGTTCTAACCCAATTAATCTCTTCCTCCCATTTTTTCTTCTCAATTCCATTTAAAGGGCGACCTTTTAAACATTGTTCAAACCCATAACTGTATCCAAATAAGGTTATCAGAAAAGGAACTGTAGCATGTGATACCTAGCACTTGATCATCTCTCTGAAATCTttttacttttgtaaacattaatATTCACTTTTTCAACTCTTATTTTGATGCATTGATGTTCCTtataatcaattatatatatgaaaaaaggttaattttgCCACTCCAATTTAATACTAAAGATAAAATAAGACAAAatttgtggattaaaaaaaagaaatattttaaaatttgatattttgacttattttaccattttaaacgAAATGTCAAAAAATAATTGGAATATTATATACAAATTGGAGCTGAGATGTTGaaaattattgaataatttGAAGCTGTGAGAATAAAATGAACCAAAATGTCAAATTTGAGGGTGTATTTTTTAAAGCCacaaactttattttatttgatcttTTATGTTAAacttaagagcaaattactctgaGGCCCTTgtaccataattaacagtttgatatctCTTATTTCAAAAGTATACTTAATGGTCcttcagttttaattccgttaactattaGGCCTCTCTGTTAATTTTGACatttactttcaaataatttgGTACTccagttttaattttgtaaacggtttggtccctcatttttaattttaaacgatttgatatctcACATTTAAACGATTTGCTATCTCAGTTTTAGTTTCATTGAACGATTTAGTTTCTCAAATTAACGGAAGGGTTTCTCAATTTAcgggaattaaaactgaggaaACATTAAGTAAACTTTTGAAACAAgaggtatcaaactgttaattatattGTATCTCAGAGACCTCATCGTAATTTGCGGAAAAATTAAAGGGCAAAATAaacttttgtttattttatataacaaagGAAATAAATTACACTACTGACCTATAGTTCCCACCTATGTATATATGTACAAGGAAATGTCAATTCGCCATGCATCTGCCTAGTTTAGGGTTGCTATATGCTCAAAACATTGTATATGACTGGTCATTCTTTGGCCATGTAATGATATTGAAAGTGTCTAGTGCATGGTCGGCTTGATCCATGTTCTCTTGCTACTATGTATGCCCTATTTGTTATTTCAGTCAAACcatccaatttatactttggtttgcTAATTTGatgtatataaatttttaagaaaGATTCTTGACTTTTTattaggtttaaaaatattttatttgattaatttttttatttatggtctAATTtttaaatcgtcaattttatttcatttttcaattttaattataacaatttattaaaattagagtggAAAAGTATTTAAATATGTCATTGATAATGCTTcatattgtttaattattttttgccaTAAAAAAGGCCAATAAATCTTTACAGAagttcaaacctttcaatttttatcaaatttgttctaaaatgtataatttcttttcaattatgtccaactaaacaattttacttatgtggcgctgatgtgtgaCATTACCACATCACCGCCACGTATGCGCCGCATGAGCAAATTACATAGTCAtttggacattattgaaacgaatcaaaatttgatcgtcaaattataaaacattagTATTTTTAATACCTCGAGAATCAATTACCCTATACAAGTCCATTGTTGATTGTCCCTCCCAGgtatagaaaagaaaaaatatgttAATACTTTATCTTACAGAATGGATCAAATTTGGACATCAACTAATAAATTTTGACTCATTTGTTCACATATTCCTAGATTTTGGTTGGATCATACTTCCCATTTATTTATACAGAATTCGATTCCATTGCTCATTTTATTGAGAATCAAATAAAAtgcattttttctttcttcttctggTAGGAACAAAATTGTAGCTTCTGTAGTTAACTTGTTTGGGATTAACAACAATTGGCAAAAAAACACACACAAAGATACTTGATCAATCACATTAGAATCGATCTTAGTTCATGCAATATGCTTATATTTGATTTACCACATTCTAAAATTAGTTATATTTgtataaaatgaattattaaataaatttattcataaataaaatgaattttaaaatagaattagaCCAAACAAAGAATTAATATTCTTTGTCACGGGAATTTTTTTaagtcaaaatatttttattttatatactgaaatataaaataaaaacggaaagttttttagtgatttcaggcTAAACTAAATCTATATAACAATTGAGTGTTGCCGCGACATATTTTCTTTTGCATCAAGAGCAATAAATTTATATAGAcactaaactttcattttatttccttttggTTACAAGAAAATGCTCATACATGATGTGTTATTAAATTCAGTTGCCATTTAGGTTCAATTTGATCTGAAATAAAGTTTGTCTTCCGTATGACCAAGGGGGCTTAAATTTGATTCCTTTTCGGGTTAAGAATCAAAGTCTTCTTTGCAAATGGCTTTGGAAGCTTCGGGTGGGAGGTAATTCTCTTTGGTTCTATGTGGTGATTAATAGTTGTGCTATTCATTCCTGGcatgattttattaattgcaATATTAACCACCTTTCTCACCTTTGGAAAGGCATTTTCAAGATGTGTGCTTCTAATCATGTTGTTTGGTCTTTCTTTAATGAGGGAGTATCAATGATTCTCGGTAACGGTTCGGCTACGTCCTTCTGGTTAGATTCCTGGTCTGGCTCTTCTTCCTTCGCTGTTAGGTATCCGGGTCTGTTTGCTTTATCAAGATCTAAATTTATTTCAGTTCAAGATCAATTTTCCACTATTCTTGGAACTCAGGTCCAGCAGCTGTCTCCTTCTCGGTTTTCTTGGAACAGGCGTTTGAGAATTGGTGAGCAGACCCAGCTCCAATCTTTGCTCATGGAAGCTTCCTTAGTGCCTTATAATGCCAATAGTAATGATTTAATTTGCTGGAAAGGGAAACACAATTTGTTCAAGTCAAGGGACATCTCATTTTCCATGCAGCAGAATTTACTTAACGTAGAGCAGCTCAGCTTGGGCGACTCTCTTTTCTTCTCAGGTATTTGGAAATGGAATTTACCTCCTCGCATTAAATTTTTCTCCTGGCTTCTTATTCATGACAgaattttctcgaacaaaattTTGGTGGCTAAAGGTATCTTAAACCCGGAACTTATTGGTTGTATAGTGTGTAATTTGGAGGAATCTAGTATGCACATTATTTGCTATTGCCGTTTTGCTTGGAATTTTTGGTGCTATCTTTTGGCTAAGTGTGATATATTATGGGTCTCGCCTCCTACGATCTACCATTTTTTCAGCTTATGGTCTTCCTTCTCGCACTCATCTTTTAAGGAAATTTGGCGTTTAATTTGGTTCTTCGGTATTTGGGAGTTGTGGAAAGCTCGGAATAATAGAGTGTTTAATAGTCAAGAGAGTTCACATGAGTCTCTAGCTTTTATGTGTATTAGCAAGGCGGTTTTCTTTTACTCTTCTTTTCATCCTCATTTTCCATATAACGGAAATGATGTTTTTAGATCTTTGGATATTTTTGTAGCCTCGTTTTGATTGATCTTTTTAGATCGTTTGCCTTCCACTTCTTGTGGTAGTGCTTAATAAAtcatcatttatccaaaaaaaaatttgatctGAAATATCGgacttttttttgtaattttaaaatggattatttatataaaaatttccaCTTTTTACGTCTTTTACTATTTAAATACATTATTCAAAATATAGCACCCTCTATTCCGACCTTTCTTAACTTTTCATCATACAGTTCATTGCCGTTTTTGGCGTTTTTTCCGCAAATAAAAATGTCGTGTTGACCGTTTTGAATGAATAAAGTAACATCGAATAGGGTATTTAggctacaaaatgcaaaaaaaaaaaagttagattttttttatgcaaaaaatgaaaggttgaaattttttataccaAGTTTTAAATAATGTGTTTAAATCACAAAATAAGGCCAAAGGTTGAAATATTATATACACATAACCCTTTTAAAATATAGTAACTAAATTGagctaattaaaattttcataattaaaatgaaacaaagTTTTGTGACCACAAAAATTTAATACCCCCAATTAACATAAAATCTGCCACAGCATATTCATGTTTTTTGTACTTTAAA
This window of the Mercurialis annua linkage group LG5, ddMerAnnu1.2, whole genome shotgun sequence genome carries:
- the LOC126682073 gene encoding uncharacterized protein LOC126682073, with translation MCASNHVVWSFFNEGVSMILGNGSATSFWLDSWSGSSSFAVRYPGLFALSRSKFISVQDQFSTILGTQVQQLSPSRFSWNRRLRIGEQTQLQSLLMEASLVPYNANSNDLICWKGKHNLFKSRDISFSMQQNLLNVEQLSLGDSLFFSGIWKWNLPPRIKFFSWLLIHDRIFSNKILVAKGILNPELIGCIVCNLEESSMHIICYCRFAWNFWCYLLAKCDILWVSPPTIYHFFSLWSSFSHSSFKEIWRLIWFFGIWELWKARNNRVFNSQESSHESLAFMCISKAVFFYSSFHPHFPYNGNDVFRSLDIFVASF